The sequence AAAGAGGCGCAGGAGACTTATCTTTGCATCGGCTAGCACAAAACAATAGTTGGAGGCGTTGTCAGAGGTGCCGACGGATGATCGAACTCACGCAGGGCTGCTTCCACATGACTTGCTGGTATGCTTTGCATGTCTGTTCCCTGCATTTTCCAGATATTCGTAGCTTGAATTTGTCGTGTAGTAAAGCCTTCTCGTCGTTTCTTGTTAACCCTCAGATTCCCTGAGATGCATGAGATTTTGACAAAAGCTTAAAAATAGTGAATCTCTAGAACATTATTTAAAAAGGCTAGTAATTGATGGCCTGTGAACAGAATAATATTCCTACTTAGTGCAGACTACTGGGCAGTCTCTCATTTAGTATTGAAGATCCATTCATTCATTCATGTGTGCGTTTTCGTGCGATTCTTGTATCCAGGCTAATGAAGGCCCTTTGCCATTTTCTGCAGGTGTGGCCATGAGTTCTGCTACTCCTGTGGCGCCGAGTACAACAACGGCGTGCAGGCATGTCAATgcgtcttctgggacgaagacaaCGCCGAGCCCTCGGCGGCGCAGTCCTGCCAGGCGTCTGAGATCTGGGCGTGGGACACGTTCGACTGCATGCCCACGGCAGCGGACGGCTACTCGGAGCAGGAGCGGGCGCAGCTGGCGCTCATCCAGCGGTTCCTGGCGGGGGGCTTCAGCCTGAGCGGCGACAACCACCACCTGAGCCAGCAGTCGTCGCCGCCCCGCTGCGCGGCGGACTCGTACATCGTCGACACCATGAAGGACCTCCACCAGCTGCCGTGGCTCGAGCGGTTCGTGTCGGTGATGAGCGACACCTACAACGACGACTACATCCAGTGAATGaagagtttgaaacttgaatcatAGATATAGCATTAGAAAGAAGATATGAATGGCGCATATACCGATGATCTCCCGTTCGGAATAATGTGTTCCCCTGACAAAAAAATCCACCCTGTCGAAAATTGGTTGACACAGGAAAAACAAAATGATACTTCCACCtttgtttgtttttttgttgttgtttgcttGGCTGTCCCTCCATTATTCATTCTCTTTTGGTATGTTCTGCAACAGCAAAGAAGCTTGGTTACCTACCATTTTCCCTTTTCTGTTGGACAACATCATCAATCAATTATTAAGTGGAAGGTGCGTGGTCGGCCACTGAATTAGAAAAATCTTATCCTAATGCTTATATTTCATAGTTTGATGTGAAAAATAAGGCATAAAAGTAGGCAAAAGCAACCCCAACAAAACTAAAATAGGAACAAAATGTTCTCCTAATAATTATTTGACAATTTGATGTGAAAAATTAGGCATAGAAGTAGACAAAAGCAACCCCCACAAAACTAAAATAGGAACAAACAGGATTACAAGAATCCATCGCAATGCCAAACACAACCGTAAGAGGGAAGAAATAATGCGCACGATCTTCGATAGCCACTCGACGGTAATATCCAGACATGGAAATTCTTGTAGCAAAACATTGGTTGTGCATATATGGAATTTCTTCATATTTTGGCACAACAGCCAGATGGCATCAAGTTTAAGCATCTCACCACACACAATCCTATAAATAATTTTGAGCTTCGCATAGGCATGAATTTTCCAAGACAAGAATATGTAACATAACCAAAGCCAGTTAACTGACTGATGCACTTCTAGTAGCTAGAGACGCCTACTGCTACCAAGACTCATCATGACGATTGCCCTAGCATCCCACTGCTCGTGTCGTAGCCCGCATCATCATCATCTCCGGCGCGGTGCTTTCGAGCAAGCAGGTACTTCTCAAACTCCTTGAGGTAATCCAGGAGCAGCACGATGGTGAAGAGGAGGAACCCGCCAAagtagctgctgccgccgccaccccctccacctccgcctcctcctttgCCGAACCGGAACGGAGGGAACCCGCCGCTTCCATCGTCCAGCTTAGGTCCTTGAACCTTTCCTGAAACCAGAAGCAAAATTAAGCAATCCAAGTCGGGTGATTGTCCGCTCCGATGAGAACCAAGATTTCAATTTCATGCAGTGTGAGAACAGAacagaacagaaaagaaaaaaccacCTTTGGGGTCAGATCGTTTGACAGTCGCGGTTGAAGATTTGCGCTGAACACTTTGGGTTTGAGCACTGCATTTTACACTCTGAAGCAAACAGAGTTGCCACAAGAACAAACAGTCAAATAAAGGATCTGATAGTGAAACAGGCCATGATCAATTTACCAAGCTGGCCCTTTCCCTTCTTCATTTGGACACATTCACAATTGAACGCAAGCATCATCGCGACCAGATATAGTACATTAGTATTTTATTGAGCACTAAAGTTACGAGGTAGAACCGAAGAAGTGTACAAGTTATGAAGCATGTCAAGCTCACGACCTGTTCTGCTCCCAACTTCCCATTTTGGACATGAAAATACAATAGATACTCCTAAATTCAATATCAACAATCTAATAAGAAATAATCAAATTTGAATGATAAACTCTCAACGTTGAACACTCAATTTTACATATAGGTTGATAAAAATAGACATGGATCCATTGAATATTTGTGACTTACCCTCAGTGTTGCTTTAGTAGAAACTTCCCGTTCAAATGAGATGCAGTTAACTTGAGTTCTCTGAAATTGTGAACCTACGCAAACCGTAACACTTCCATAAGCATCTTCAGATGACGCACATAGGGATAAGAAGAAATAAATACTACAAACATGCTAGGAAAAGCAGCATTCAGGAACCGTTCTCATGTGATTACGAAATTGTAATTGCTGAGACGGCAAATGGCGTGATGTCAAGATTTCAGTACTGGAATGGTTATACCAAGTTTCCTGAACATCACTAGGCTGTAAAGTTGTGAATGAGGCAATAAGAAGAATGatacaccctctgttcc comes from Triticum aestivum cultivar Chinese Spring chromosome 5B, IWGSC CS RefSeq v2.1, whole genome shotgun sequence and encodes:
- the LOC123110133 gene encoding protein FERTILITY RESTORER RF2, mitochondrial, which produces MVAMSTLAAGSLPGTVVPNGLLTRRIQGSQFQRTQVNCISFEREVSTKATLRSVKCSAQTQSVQRKSSTATVKRSDPKGKVQGPKLDDGSGGFPPFRFGKGGGGGGGGGGGSSYFGGFLLFTIVLLLDYLKEFEKYLLARKHRAGDDDDAGYDTSSGMLGQSS